The following are encoded in a window of Syngnathoides biaculeatus isolate LvHL_M chromosome 3, ASM1980259v1, whole genome shotgun sequence genomic DNA:
- the sall1a gene encoding sal-like protein 1a: protein MSRRKQAKPQHFQSDPQLPVAGHNGETELCSEDPPCKESDAHVCNRCCAEFFELCELEEHQKNCTKNQLVLIVNESPVSPAGTLSPRSPPLNPDDQMNDTANNTDHTEYGDLSEPSVLEKDESMDVDVSGMSSGHEEESSLVESGSPSNAAGSLSGKGTAGPAVGTSAISAPLPHLGNLAELGNFSMINSNVIIENLQSTKVAVAQFSQEARTSGGPRVAVPALMEQLLALQQQQIHQLQLIEQIRHQILRLASQSPEIQVPPTSAPGAMAPVAASPLATLSSHLSQQLAAAAGLAQNLASQSASISSLKQLAAAAQLPQSNPSSSETSQSISTLGPSTGNAQLPEKRPCHVTNTPLAKSSTPAFGIGSLLSSAVNPLLPQPPPGNPMFSSSLPSVGTTVEDLNSLATLVQQRKGKVPNVASFETKSSSEEAFFKHKCRFCGKVFGSDSALQIHLRSHTGERPYKCNICGNRFSTRGNLKVHFQRHKEKYPHIQMNPYPVPEHLDNIPTSTGIPYGMSMPPEKPVTSWLDSKPVLPTLTSSVGMLLPPTMPSLPHFVKKEDHSIAITNLPAPSTTGDSGASEPTAKSSRASEEGESATLPTSNGKTEEGSHSSGFVTSVSSAAESTTEYATSNSPPMLTNPLMPLMSDQFKAKFPFGGILDPLHGSETSKLQQLVENIDRKVTDPNECIICHRVLSCQSALKMHYRTHTGERPFKCKICGRAFTTKGNLKTHYSVHRAMPPLRVQHSCPICQKKFTNAVVLQQHIRMHMGGQIPNNPLPENYPESMVSDTGSFDERNFDDLDNFSDDNMEGMEEGPDSSMPDTPRSADASHDSLCDSPIALDLEGRENPQGVDREELRELKAVSNGLPEGDCLTNDSSSLGGDVESQSAGSPAVSESTSSMQAPSPAGIPTQPRKSPGLEERQQRVFSMEHTALLHPHPSNIGALDLTSVNPSKDPLGMILPFRERSVAKNTSCDICGKTFACQSALDIHYRSHTKERPFICTACNRGFSTKGNLKQHMLTHQMRDLPSQLFEPSNTSLSSSPTPSLLSVGSLGKPEVNGFLHSLHPESKDPSSVAVSAATSAGMVTPSASTSPVLSAAPPRRTPKQHFCNTCGKCFSSSSALQIHERTHTGEKPFACSICGRAFTTKGNLKVHMGTHMWNSAPARRGRRLSVDGPMAFLGANPVKFPEIFQKDPAAVSRAGAGDPASFWNQYAAAFSSGLAMKANEISVIQGGGLPPMSGAGVGNGGSSPVGGLTGSLDKLHSAEPNAALAGLERMAGVENGAHFRFTRFMEDNKEIVTN, encoded by the exons ATGTCGCGGAGGAAACAAGCCAAGCCGCAACACTTTCAGTCCGACCCTCAGCTGCCCGTAGCCGGCCACAATG GGGAGACAGAACTTTGCTCTGAGGACCCCCCCTGCAAGGAGTCCGACGCCCATGTCTGCAACAGATGTTGTGCTGAGTTCTTTGAACTCTGCGAGCTCGAGGAGCACCAAAAGAATTGCACGAAGAATCAGCTAGTCCTGATTGTGAATGAAAGTCCTGTCTCCCCCGCTGGAACCCTCTCTCCTAGATCTCCACCACTTAATCCCGACGACCAGATGAATGACACTGCTAATAACACTGATCACACAGAGTACGGTGACCTTTCTGAACCCAGCGTGCTGGAAAAAGACGAATCCATGGACGTGGATGTTTCAGGCATGAGCAGTGGTCACGAAGAGGAAAGCAGCCTTGTGGAGAGTGGGAGCCCCAGCAATGCAGCGGGCAGCCTCAGTGGCAAAGGCACCGCTGGGCCTGCCGTTGGTACTTCTGCTATTTCTGCCCCTCTTCCTCATCTCGGCAACCTGGCCGAGCTGGGAAACTTCTCCATGATCAACAGCAATGTCATCATTGAAAATCTGCAGAGCACCAAAGTAGCTGTGGCCCAGTTCTCCCAGGAGGCACGTACCTCTGGGGGGCCTCGGGTGGCGGTGCCTGCCCTGATGGAGCAGCTCCTCGCcctccagcagcagcagatCCACCAGCTACAGCTCATAGAGCAGATCCGTCACCAAATATTGCGCCTAGCTTCTCAGTCCCCTGAAATACAGGTGCCCCCGACCTCAGCTCCAGGTGCGATGGCACCCGTCGCCGCCAGCCCACTGGCCACCCTGAGCTCCCATCTCTCGCAACAGCTGGCTGCAGCCGCAGGCCTCGCACAAAACCTGGCTAGTCAGTCAGCCAGCATTAGCAGCCTAAAGCAGCTCGCTGCTGCGGCACAGCTACCTCAGTCCAACCCAAGCAGCAGTGAGACATCTCAGAGCATTAGCACCCTGGGGCCGTCGACAGGCAATGCCCAGCTCCCTGAGAAGAGACCGTGCCATGTCACTAACACACCACTGGCAAAGTCCTCCACGCCGGCTTTTGGAATTGGTAGCTTGTTAAGCTCAGCAGTGAATCCCCTTCTACCTCAGCCCCCGCCAGGAAATCCCATGTTCTCGAGTTCGCTTCCGAGCGTCGGGACCACCGTTGAGGACCTTAACTCTCTGGCAACACTGGTCCAGCAGAGGAAAGGCAAGGTGCCCAACGTCGCATCGTTCGAGACCAAGAGCAGCTCGGAGGAGGCATTCTTCAAGCATAAGTGCAGGTTTTGTGGCAAGGTGTTCGGTAGCGACAGTGCCTTGCAGATCCACTTACGATCGCACACTGGCGAAAGGCCCTACAAGTGCAACATCTGCGGAAACCGCTTCTCCACCCGCGGCAACCTGAAGGTGCACTTCCAGCGTCATAAAGAAAAGTACCCGCACATCCAGATGAACCCGTACCCTGTTCCTGAGCATTTGGACAACATCCCAACAAGCACCGGCATTCCCTATGGAATGTCCATGCCCCCAGAGAAGCCCGTCACCAGCTGGCTGGATAGCAAGCCAGTCTTGCCCACTCTGACTTCCTCGGTCGGCATGCTGCTGCCGCCGACTATGCCCAGCCTGCCccattttgtcaaaaaggaaGATCACTCGATAGCCATAACTAaccttccagctccttccacgACAGGTGACTCAGGTGCTTCTGAACCTACAGCTAAAAGTAGCAGAGCATCTGAAGAGGGCGAAAGTGCAACTCTGCCTACCTCAAATGGTAAAACTGAAGAAGGTAGCCATTCCTCAGGCTTTGTGACCAGTGTCAGCTCTGCTGCAGAGAGCACCACCGAGTATGCCACGTCCAACAGCCCGCCCATGTTGACCAACCCTCTCATGCCGCTTATGTCGGACCAGTTCAAGGCGAAATTCCCCTTTGGAGGTATCCTTGATCCCCTCCACGGTTCAGAGACCTCCAAGTTGCAGCAGCTTGTGGAGAACATTGACAGGAAGGTGACAGACCCCAACGAGTGCATCATCTGCCACCGAGTGCTGAGTTGTCAAAGTGCGTTGAAGATGCACTATCGCACTCACACGGGTGAGAGACCCTTCAAGTGCAAGATTTGTGGAAGAGCCTTCACTACCAAGGGGAACCTGAAGACCCACTACAGCGTCCACAGGGCCATGCCTCCACTTCGAGTTCAACACTCGTGCCCGATATGTCAGAAGAAATTCACCAACGCCGTGGTGCTACAACAGCATATCCGCATGCACATGGGGGGACAAATCCCAAACAACCCTTTGCCTGAGAATTATCCGGAATCCATGGTCTCTGACACGGGCTCGTTCGATGAGAGAAACTTTGACGACTTGGACAACTTCTCAGATGACAACATGGAGGGAATGGAGGAGGGCCCCGACAGCAGTATGCCCGACACACCCAGGTCAGCGGACGCTTCCCACGACAGCCTCTGCGACTCCCCGATTGCTCTCGATTTGGAGGGACGAGAGAATCCCCAGGGTGTGGACAGGGAGGAGCTGCGAGAACTCAAAGCTGTGTCTAATGGCTTACCAGAGGGGGATTGTCTCACCAACGACTCTTCATCTCTCGGCGGAGATGTAGAAAGCCAAAGTGCTGGGAGTCCAGCTGTGTCTGAATCTACCTCCTCCATGCAGGCCCCATCCCCTGCAGGCATTCCGACGCAGCCCCGCAAATCCCCGGGATTGGAAGAAAGGCAACAGAGGGTATTCTCCATGGAGCACACAGCCCTCCTACACCCTCACCCCTCCAACATTGGAGCTTTGGACCTGACGTCAGTTAACCCCTCCAAGGATCCCCTGGGCATGATTTTACCCTTCCGTGAGCGTAGCGTAGCCAAGAACACGTCTTGCGACATCTGTGGAAAGACATTTGCGTGTCAGAGTGCCTTGGACATCCACTACCGAAGCCATACCAAAGAGCGACCGTTCATTTGCACGGCCTGCAATCGAGGATTCTCTACCAAGGGCAATCTCAAGCAGCACATGCTCACCCACCAGATGCGAGACCTGCCCTCGCAGCTCTTCGAGCCCTCCAACACCAGCCTCTCCTCCAGCCCCACACCCTCCCTGCTATCCGTCGGCTCGCTCGGAAAGCCAGAGGTCAACGGTTTCCTGCACAGCCTGCACCCGGAGAGCAAGGACCCCTCCTCCGTTGCCGTTTCCGCAGCAACCAGCGCCGGCATGGTCACGCCGTCCGCTTCGACCTCACCAGTGCTGTCGGCCGCGCCGCctcgccggacgccgaagcagCACTTCTGCAACACCTGCGGAAAGTGTTTCTCCTCATCCAGCGCCCTGCAGATCCACGAGCGCACGCACACTGGCGAGAAGCCCTTCGCCTGCAGCATCTGCGGCCGTGCATTCACCACCAAAGGAAACCTCAAG GTCCACATGGGCACACACATGTGGAACAGCGCCCCCGCTCGACGCGGGCGCCGGCTCTCGGTGGACGGCCCCATGGCCTTCCTCGGCGCCAACCCCGTCAAGTTCCCGGAGATCTTCCAGAAAGACCCAGCGGCGGTGTCGCGAGCTGGCGCCGGTGACCCGGCTAGTTTCTGGAATCAgtacgccgccgccttctccaGTGGCCTGGCCATGAAGGCCAATGAGATCTCCGTCATCCAGGGCGGCGGCCTGCCGCCCATGTCGGGCGCCGGCGTGGGCAACGGCGGGAGCTCACCCGTCGGCGGTCTGACGGGCAGCCTGGACAAACTCCACAGCGCCGAACCCAACGCCGCCCTGGCCGGCCTGGAGCGGATGGCCGGCGTGGAGAACGGCGCCCACTTCAGGTTCACGCGATTCATGGAGGACAATAAAGAAATTGTCACCAATtag